The genomic segment CCTTAtttttcactgtggttgcctgctGGATGAGGGCAGCTGAACACATGCGTACACATTTCACACACAACCCAATGACAGACAGTCCTTCAAACACCTCTCAGGTTATACAACCAAGGGTTAAAGgttcagttcacccaaaaattatcctgttttactcacccttgagtcatcataggtgtatatgactttttcagattaatccaatcggagttatattaaaaactgttctGGCTATTCCAAGTGTTTTCATTACAGTGGGTGTGGATTTCTCTTTAACCGTCCAAAACACATAAAAGCGTGTGCATCTATAATAAAATgtgcctcacacggctccgggacATGAATAAAGACTTCCTGTAGCGATTTAATGAACTTTTATAATGGAAAATGTCCATATTTCCAACGTTTTAAACACTTTTCTcacacttctgctgactgtcgtACGTGGAAACTGTTCTGACGGATGACAATCTCAGAGGTTCTCATGCGATGCATATGTCCTATGCTAGTCTCATGAACTAAGTTTCCTTACGTTAGCAaaagaaaaccagtctcctctatGCTTATATCGAAAACCtccgacatttttctttacaaatcctttgAATGTACTTCTAACTCAtgaccggtgtttttttttttttccgcgtTCATCACTAATCATGCAACGCTGTTGTGCTGCATCATCCGCAGGAACTGCTTCGGCATATGACAGATGGTGAAAGTGATAGAAAAGGGTTTATTACATttggaatatggatatttttattacaaaaatgcatggattcgctacagtaggcctttattcaccccagAGAGCAGTGTAAGgcatcttttattttggatgcgcgCACTTCATTTAACAAATGACAGAGCTTAGAagtgccaggacaatttttaatataactctgactggattcatctgaaagaagaaaatcatatacacctagaatggcttgagggtgagtaaataacaggttaattttcatttttgggtgaactaaccctttaagaatgtCAGAAGAGGTAAAGGAGGCTAAAAGCCTTTCTTTGCAAAATAGTTCAAACACATCAGGACATCCAGGTAATagcaaattaaaagacaagatgAGGTAGGGTACGGTTTAGGCTTAAGATTTAACGGTTTCCACAACCAGTCCAGtaaaagatttcaatttctgtacagtctaatctctaattgCCATGCCATTCgaatttcatattaagaaatgattttaacccaaaaagcaaaCTATGCTCCCTTTGAACTGGTTGTAATATTTGATTTCATTCACACATGTTTAATAAACAATCCTTTCTGGATTACAAATCACCaccaaaattatacatttcattaTTCTAGCAGCAGTGAGAAAAGAAAAGGCTACAAACGATTCgccacctgcaggatcctcaTATGGGATAACCTAGTAGCCGTGACAACATGTTTACAGATGTGACGTAACGATGACGATGCTAACAATTCATAGAACCCTTTCATCTGCAAAAGGCCCTTAAATAGTTTACAATTATGCTAATGAGGTCAAGTTGCATGTATCTCTCGTCAGAGGTTGACACTGTACATCTTAGAGATGCTTACCTGAGTTTGACACCAGCTCAATGTCATTACCCTCCAGAACCAGCTCATCTTTTTGAGCAGCAGACACTGCGCATGACACacctacacaaaaaaaaaaaaaacagcatcagtGCAATCAGGAATGTATAAAATATGGATTAAGGGCTTTAAGGTGACAGTTTGTGaaatcagacacacacaaaaaaaaaaaaacgctataACACATACCTTGCCTCATGCGAACACGGCGGATGTACTTCTCTCCCAAGAAGTTTCTTATCTCCACCAGAGCGCCGCTCTCCTGAATTGCCACATTAATGGGGAAATGGGCATACACAGATCGCATCTTGTATCTGAAGccctagagagaaaaaaaaaaaaagttaacatgcATCACAACAGTCCACATTTCCTCTTTAATAACATGGCAAAGAAATTAAGGACACTAACACAGTCTTTTAAAACTGGATTTACACAGTTAGGATCTTCTTGTGTAAGAACAAATGTACCAAAATTGAACTGACTTACCAGGGTGACCCCTTTGATCATGTTCTGGACATGACTGCAGATGGTGCGGACTGTGGCCAACTCCTTCCTGTTACCCCACCACTTGTCCACGCGCAGCTGAAACAAATTGTTTGCAGAAATTCCCCACACGTTAACATTAGGTATTTTTGCATCAATCATTTTATTAATCAGAACGAATCCAATAAGATTTCATATTCTGGAAGCTGCAACATTtcagattttgaaataaaatgttgcaatCCAATTGACATTTTACATGCGCTTCACACTTATCCCAGACAAAACTTGTCTTACTGAGCATATTTGCTATTATTGAACTGTCAGCTCTCTTTTTAGATGTATCGTCATGTCAGAAGACAAACATACATTTAACAAATGTTCAGTCTGCTTCATATTAGTTATTAAGACAGCATAGACACATTCGTAAGACGCAAAACAACTATAAGCATCATAGCACTGctcaatgcattttttaaatcagaCAAGCATTTacacactttattatttattcaggTCTGTCACCACCTCCTTCcaaatgatttaatttttatcTAGCCCAATCAGAACAATtgaggtgtttacatgaaggatTTTCAGTCAACTTAAGCCATTCATCTAATTATTAACTAACATTTAGgtgaatataaatataactatTGCTAGAGTTATTCTGCATTAAATCCAAGTTCTTTTCCATGTATTAAGACTACAAACCTTCCTCTGTTTCTTGCCCAAAAGACTGAGCTCCAGGTTAATGTGGTTGAACTCTCGCCGGAGAACTCCACGGGGTCCCTTCACAACAACCGTGCGGCCCTTGAGGGACACCTCAACTGCAAGCAAACAGACACATTGGAAAAGAAGTGAAGACGCGGATAAGGAGAAAACGTTTTTAAAAACTTAGGATGTGACTTATGATTTTTCTCATACCGTTGGGGGGGATGTCCACTGTCTGGTTACTGAGAATGGTCTTCATTCTGAAGGAACAGACAATCAGACAGAAAATGCTTAAATATAAACATCTTGTTGACTTGTCTTCATTCATTTATCAGTACAGAAAACCAGTTAACGGCAAACCCGTTAACTTAGCATCAGTCACAATGACCTGTCAACTACATCATGTTTACAATGTTAACGTATTCTTTGCCGTTTCAGTCAGTTTTACGGCTAGCTTAACATTACTAATGTCAAAATGAGACAAGTATGACTTTATATCAATGCGCCCAATTAATGACTTGGGCTTGCCTCGGCCTACAGATAAACACCAAGCAGAAAGACTGCGATAATCAGGCAGCATCGACTTTTCGGCGCAAATACCACCACAGATATTTTCACGAATATGTAAACAAAATCCTCGGGAACTATGAAAACCGGACGGATTTGATATTAGTGCAGATTTTAGTTGATTGAAATGCACAAGAACAGGACGCGCCATGTTCTTACCTCGCCGATTAAGGGGGAAAGGAAGGAGGAAGGACGTCATGACGTAAATGTAACCGGTACGTCTTGCGTCATCGTCAGTTTCCAAGGCACAACCAAACGAATACAGATACTGAAAAGCAAAGTTAACGAAGTGAACTGTCACAAAGATAATGATGTaagattttacacacacacacacacacacacacacacatatatatatatatatatagtttttttatgtaTACTAAGAGGAAAATCTACCACCATATAAAATATGAAGTCTTTGTAAGAAACATGCAGTGTAAGTTAATCGATAACGGAGCGATTGTTGTCAATGAAAGGTTCAAAGTGTTGGATGCTGGATTAATActgattaaatatattaaaattagatTAATGTTTTCTACGCACATAATGCTATTTACAATGTAGGCTATATTCTGAGCTAACCAAACTGGTAGATGATTGTAGTATGAAAGTTTTGAAATGTTAAATTGAATTGGGAGTGCCCTGAACAGACTGAGCACTGCTGCAAACACATGCTCAACGCTCACTGAGAGGAAGAGAGACATGAAAGAGAATAGACTGAACCTCCATGACTTCATATCTGGAGAGCTGTCAGAAAAGAGCAAGTGGGAGGAATACAGAGGCAAGCTGAAGAGACAGAAGGGAGAAATACAAGCGTATGGACACACCACTATCTTTTGGGTGCATGACTGTGGAAATCTTTCAGTACCGTGGTTTTTATCAAAGTGTCATGACATTACTATGGTCATCAATGCCATAACTTTTGctaaaaaatatgattttcagtgaTTACTTTGCAAAATCAGTTCACTATTTTTTCCAGATGTTCCTTTAGGCACGTAGATATTGTTGTTAAGAAACAAAGTGTGTGCTTTAATTGCTGAATGactgcattttgcatttttatttggtaaacaatttatgaaaatgttttttttaaaaacctggcAAAAAAATATGGAAATCGGTGCCGTTTCTGATATTTATGTGGTCAAAGGGTAAAATTCAGATCACTTTTAATCATCCGGTGAGATTTTTATATCAGCCTGCTTGCTTTAAAATGCATCTAAATattggaaatttactaaatattaatactaataaatttaacagctattttcaacattgatttgcACCAATTCAGTATATTAGAATAGACCAAATGAACAcactatgatttctgaaggatcatgtgacactggagacagatcaaataattgcagccttattGAAAATAAGGGAGTtcacaaacatgaaaataaaatattttacacaccccaaacctttaaacaaTAGTGTATGTAGCTTTATAGTGTTTAGTGTAGTAAATAGAATTTAACTATTTAATGTAAATCTTGCTAAACAACGATGACTCCCTTCCACTTTTATTGTATGTAAATGAtcagcttggacattctgttaTTTTAAAAGGATGTTTATAAGCCAGTGTTACATGAATAATGGAGTCTATCGACTGTTACTGTTGTTGTAGGTCTGCGAGGAGGCCTGGTGTCCCAATATTGGGGCAGGGAGAGTATGCCACTGCCACAGAAACCATCATGGTGAGTGTATTGAGTCTGCAaaatgcccacacacacacaatctcaatGTTATGGTCTTGACTAAACACCTCTACTTGATTTCCCACACTCTCTCTATAGCTGATGGGGGACACATGCGCACATGGCTGTAGGTTTTGTTCAGTTAAAACAGTGAGACGTCCTCCACACAGCTAAAGCCACTGCAGCATGGGGTCTGGACTATGTAGtactcacatcagtggacagagATGGTGAGAAAACATGAAACACCAGCACAACAAAAAGAAAGACTCCATGAAATGCCATGAAATGTTTACCTCGTTGATGTATTTCCCAGTAAAACTAAGACATATTAAAGGGCTCATCCATTTACATTATAGCCATGAGTTTACCTGTTATAATAATTTTTAGTAAGTGAGGTTTTAGTAGAATAAACATGGACTAAGAAGCACAAAACTTTCGTTTTGGTTTCATTGTGTCCTTAAAATGTACCATTGAACTTTGTTTTTGACttctgatcatatttttattataattaacagACGTTCCTGATGGAGGGGCTGAACACTTTAAAGGCCGTCTCCAGCCTTAAAGAAAGATACAAAAACGACaaaaaaagagtttatttgttttttagaatCAACTCATTCTTCAATTCCTTCATACATGATCTTTTCTAAGAGTGTTTGACTCTTGATTTCTGTGGTGATCTGGCACCAGTGGAGAAAATCTCTTTGTCTGGGCATGATGTTTATGCTCACAATGTAGAGACTGTCAGAGATTTACAGAGGTTAGCGCTGTAGAATCTTGTGTGCTCACATATAAGTATTCTCTGTAACaataacttttataaatatatataaatatatatatatatatatatagaataaacatcatattttatcacattttattctgtttaaatttttttgaagaatgtttttaaTGCTGTTTGTAAAGAGCAGAAGCACAGACAGATTTCAAAATGTGCGGtttaattgtttttgtgttttatttttatggaaaaatatatatactatgtaTTTGTCGTTGTTTTtacttgtaaaaatgtaaatatgtaaaaaaaaatctatatatatttaataaaaaattataataaatataatttattcatgttcattttatgtttctttcatattttatttctatttatttatttatttttctgttttgtttctaTCATATACAGTCACCAACAGGTGGCAGAAATATCTAGTCTTTTTTATCAAGTGAATTAGTAGCTCTCATTATTTACAGTTTGGAGATTTCATTGCAGACCTCACTTTTCatctttgacctttgaccttaagGCATGTGCATGACCCCTGTGCAAACTATCAGTGTTTTTACGATATGCTAAAAAGGTGAAACCCAGTGTGCTCACGAAGACTTCCATCATGCCGGGGCTCGGAGAGACAGATGCGCAGATACAAGCAGCTCTGAAAGGTAATTCATATTAGAATTAGAGATGTGTTAAATatgcatatattaatatatgattataatttatattaatatatgagaGTTCCCTGTATTCTGACAGAACTGAGGGACTATGGAGTGGACTGTCTTCTCAAGGTATGACAATAATAAAACGACTAAACTCCATCCTAGATGGCACACTCCCAGTCTGTTCACTAATCATCTGATACACTCTGCACACAAAAATGGCAAGTGCTGACTGACATCACCAGCCACAAGCTGATTGGCTAACTTTAGGCAGCGTTTGGTAGTAAAGATGTGGTCGTCACATTCTTTTCAATTTCAGGGGCAAAATTGGTCCATTGTCTGCTGACAATAGTTGAGCAATGTATGGAGAACGAAATAATGTCTTTGTGACCAGTTTGAACCCGTTGTGAAATCTGCGTTTGGAAATCTTTCACCCTAATGCGAAATTCCAAATCGTGTGGATTTCGTCCTTAAAAAAATTGCCGAACAATGGCAATGTAACTGTACCTTAAAGCAACTCTATATagctttgtgtgtttttgtgactttTGAGTCCCCTATAGTGAAGTCTCTATGGTAAATATATTATAAGTGAATAGCTATAAAAGAGCATTTGCCATGCCATAAAGCAAACTGcccttttcactttttgaaaatgatatttcaaggtaaaaaaacTGAACTAAACATACAGTTTCTTTAAGTAACCTATTTAagatagaaacaaaacaaactctGATTGGTCATGTTGGCTAGATCTATGAAACACTAAATTTTACCGAAGTGAGAAGTCTTCAAAATTCAAAAGCAACAGGCACCATTTCTGATTTATTGCGTTACATCTCACACTTTCAGAATGtcattatattttgtattattgataAGTATTTTGACTTATAGACTCTATTTTTCATAAAGCTCTTACTATTACacatattgtaaaattatttgtttaaattcatagttTC from the Carassius carassius chromosome 7, fCarCar2.1, whole genome shotgun sequence genome contains:
- the LOC132143605 gene encoding large ribosomal subunit protein uL6, which codes for MKTILSNQTVDIPPNVEVSLKGRTVVVKGPRGVLRREFNHINLELSLLGKKQRKLRVDKWWGNRKELATVRTICSHVQNMIKGVTLGFRYKMRSVYAHFPINVAIQESGALVEIRNFLGEKYIRRVRMRQGVSCAVSAAQKDELVLEGNDIELVSNSAALIQQATTVKNKDIRKFLDGIYVSEKGTVVEPES